A window from Fragaria vesca subsp. vesca linkage group LG5, FraVesHawaii_1.0, whole genome shotgun sequence encodes these proteins:
- the LOC101297846 gene encoding uncharacterized protein LOC101297846: MGAVGKTKDNLRSRRDLEAMGIKKQYLVKEREDGTKYFEPADFEMKNDGKDKFLLALSQLRMPDGSASNIARRVCLKGRTIGGLKSHDNRTLLQQLIPLCIRSSLPKNVVEGLNDLGKFFKVLCSKLNCVADLEEARSRIIVTLYDLEKIFPPSFFDVMEHFPIHLAEEALIAGAVEFQWMYPIERYLLILKQYVRQRAHPKASIANGYLMEECMNFCSQYLKDMSCKSNRLLRRKNDEDNSKKGKTFLLSDVTRTQIHRWVLFHTDAVTPYLKEPMSTIKNQYPNANDVDVARIHFDEFADWFKTHNDQVRDEPFILESQAHQVWYIADPLGEGWLNVNEVESKDFSHVQFDTSVEMESVVTTFGKKRKVGRPRHMSEFLSPSGSASSHNGSSSSQLSYTSLRPPLIPPTPLPSPPQRTPPSTLPLPALDAQPQPTSNTVSRGHNKCILEWNTGEKVNIIFDSKFQPVRERATQLKSQLGKIVRDGRRIPLTIMDWKYVDDKVKEGIWNEVKVEFSEVEEPDEILHVHELVYGSLLLLSFHDNMLNLHNK, from the exons ATGGGAGCTGTTGGAAAAACAAAGGATAATTTGAGATCTCGACGCGACCTTGAGGCTATGGGAATTAAAAAGCAGTACCTTGTGAAGGAGAGGGAAGATGGTACTAAATACTTTGAGCCTGCTGATTTTGAGATGAAAAATGATGGGAAAGATAAGTTCCTCTTAGCCTTATCTCAGTTAAGAATGCCGGATGGTTCTGCTTCTAATATTGCAAGGCGGGTATGTTTGAAGGGTCGTACGATTGGAGGTCTTAAAAGCCATGATAATCGTACCCTTCTACAACAATTAATTCCCTTATGTATACGAAGTTCCTTACCGAAGAATGTGGTTGAAGGGTTGAATGATCTCGGCAAGTTTTTCAAAGTGTTGTGCTCCAAACTAAATTGTGTAGCAGATTTGGAGGAGGCACGTTCTCGCATTATTGTGACCCTCTATGATCTGGAGAAGATATTTCCACCATCATTTTTTGATGTAATGGAGCACTTTCCTATACATCTAGCTGAAGAAGCATTAATTGCTGGTGCCGTGGAATTTCAGTGGATGTACCCCATTGAAAGGTACTTGCTCATATTGAAGCAATATGTACGACAAAGGGCACATCCTAAAGCATCAATAGCTAATGGGTATTTGATGGAAGAATGCATGAACTTCTGCTCCCAATACCTTAAAGATATGAGTTGTAAGTCAAACAGACTGTTAAGAAGGAAGAATGACGAGGATAACTCCAAGAAAGGGAAGACTTTTTTGCTCTCAGATGTTACTCGTACACAAATTCATAGATGGGTCTTGTTTCATACCGATGCAGTCACACCATATCTCAA GGAGCCAATGTCTACCATTAAAAATCAATATCCTAATGCCAATGATGTTGATGTTGCACGTATTCATTTTGATGAGTTTGCAGACTGGTTTAAGACACAT AATGACCAGGTTAGGGATGAACCATTCATCTTAGAATCTCAAGCACATCAGGTGTGGTATATCGCAGATCCTTTAGGAGAAGGTTGGCTAAATGTCAACGAAGTAGAGTCTAAGGACTTCTCTCATGTGCAATTTGACACGAGTGTTGAAATGGAGTCAGTG GTGACTACGTTCGGGAAGAAAAGGAAGGTTGGCAGACCACGCCACATGTCTGAATTCTTGAGTCCTAGCGGTTCTGCATCAAGCCACAATGGTTCCTCATCATCACAGTTATCCTACACGTCTCTTCGTCCACCTTTGATACCGCCAACCCCATTGCCTTCTCCTCCCCAACGTACTCCTCCCTCTACATTACCTCTTCCAGCCCTAG ATGCTCAGCCACAACCTACTAGCAATACTGTCAGTAGAGGTCATAATAAATGCATTCTAGAGTGGAATACTGGAGAGAAGGTCAACATTATATTTGATTCTAAATTCCAACCTGTTAGAGAAAGAGCTACACAATTGAAGTCACAATTGGGCAAAATTGTGCGTGATGGCAGGAGGATTCCATTGACAATTATGGACTGGAAATATGTTGATGATAAAGTCAAAGAGGGAATTTGGAATGAGGTTAAG GTTGAATTTTCAGAAGTGGAGGAACCAGATGAAATTCTGCATGTCCATGAACTAGTATATGGATCTTTGCTTCTTTTGAGCTTTCATGATAACATGTTGAACTTGCATAATAAGTGA
- the LOC101308094 gene encoding uncharacterized protein LOC101308094 isoform 1 encodes MVLDEVLISLSQTSAINSESSSQHKGQSSSNEHGPIVSEKLDSTNFISWSKHAKLNIIGRGKLGYLTGKKKAPSEEEDEEGYEVWVEEDSLVQAWLLSSMHKEVRENYEGLETAKEIWDAVKTTFSVAQDDTRNYELQIASVSTKQNGAPLHGYYSNMKKIWQELDIFPTSQTQGCRFYHLHG; translated from the coding sequence ATGGTTCTTGACGAAGTACTGATCAGTTTATCGCAGACATCAGCAATCAACTCTGAATCTTCTTCTCAACATAAAGGGCAATCGTCATCCAACGAACATGGCCCTATTGTTTCAGAAAAATTGGATAGCACCAATTTTATTTCTTGGTCAAAACATGCCAAGTTGAACATCATTGGCCGAGGTAAACTTGGTTATCTCACCGGCAAGAAGAAAGCACCATCTGAAGAAGAAGATGAAGAGGGGTACGAAGTTTGGGTTGAAGAAGACAGCCTTGTTCAAGCATGGCTACTCAGTTCCATGCACAAGGAGGTCAGAGAAAATTATGAAGGTTTGGAGACAGCTAAAGAAATTTGGGATGCTGTTAAAACTACTTTTTCAGTAGCCCAAGATGATACACGAAACTATGAGCTACAAATAGCTTCGGTTTCCACCAAACAAAATGGGGCTCCTCTTCATGGCTACTACAGCAATATGAAGAAAATATGGCAAGAGCTTGACATATTTCCGACCTCTCAGACTCAAGGATGCAGATTCTATCACCTACATGGCTAA
- the LOC101297261 gene encoding flavonoid 3',5'-hydroxylase-like: protein MASAENNNRKDFLQFLLENTNTHEDGSLSLTVQQQKGMLTDIVVGGIDTTATVVEWVLAELMEHPEEMIKVQEELTQIVGLNNLVEEFHLPNLHHLDAVIKETFRLHPILPFLVPRCPSQSTTIGGFYIPKGSTIFLNAWAIHRDPIVWEAPLEFRPQRFLNPSNKFDYLGNKFHFLPFGSGRRVCAGIPLAERMLIYELASFLHSFDWKLPDDEKLDLSDKFGIVTKKKTPLTAVPTVRLSNLELYA, encoded by the exons ATGGCCTCAGCTGAGAACAATAACAGGAAGGACTTTCTGCAGTTCCTCTTGGAGAACACTAACACTCATGAAGACGGTTCACTATCCCTTACGGTGCAACAACAGAAGGGCATGCTCACG GATATTGTGGTGGGTGGAATTGACACTACGGCAACAGTAGTGGAATGGGTTCTGGCTGAGCTGATGGAGCACCCAGAAGAAATGATAAAAGTTCAAGAAGAACTAACACAAATTGTTGGGTTGAACAACTTGGTTGAAGAGTTTCATTTGCCTAACTTACATCACTTAGATGCTGTGATCAAGGAGACGTTTCGCTTGCACCCTATACTCCCCTTTTTAGTGCCCCGGTGTCCAAGCCAATCTACCACCATTGGTGGCTTTTACATACCAAAAGGTTCCACTATTTTTCTGAACGCTTGGGCCATACACAGAGATCCAATTGTTTGGGAAGCTCCCTTGGAATTTAGACCCCAGAGGTTCCTAAATCCTAGCAACAAGTTTGATTACTTGGGTAATAAGTTTCACTTTCTTCCATTTGGTTCTGGGAGAAGAGTTTGTGCTGGGATTCCCTTAGCAGAGAGGATGCTAATCTATGAATTGGCTTCATTCTTGCATTCGTTCGATTGGAAATTGCCTGATGACGAAAAGCTTGACCTCTCAGACAAATTTGGAATTGTGACAAAGAAGAAGACTCCACTTACTGCTGTACCAACAGTCAGGTTATCCAATTTGGAGCTCTATGCTTAA
- the LOC101308470 gene encoding geraniol 8-hydroxylase-like, which translates to MWSSMWDASSVSALREALTIFLIIMAPVSFWFLWTWNKHLRNPKQAPLPPGPHGVPLLGYLPFLGTNLHHQFTDLSRVYGPIYKLQLGTKLGIVVSSPSLVKEVVRDQDTIFAYRDLTVAARILSYGGSDIVFGTYGSDWRRMRKMLVSQMLSKTNLDGCYALRKEEVVKSISHIFIGTPIDLGKFAFSTTINIIMRMLWGGTLQGEERSDDVGSEFRKVVEEMVELLEKPNISDFFPALSRFDLQGIGSRAKKLLSVMENIFDSAIEAQMNKAQNERVPENEEKGFLQFLLENNNDQDSATSLTLQQMKALLMDIVVGGTDTTAITVEWTMSELLQNPDEMKKVQEELTEIVGMNNLVEDFHLPKLRYLDAVIKETSRLHPAATLLPPRCPGQSTTVGGYHIPKGSRVFLNVWSIHRDPSVWDNPLEFRPGRFLNTDPNNSFDYLGNKFQYLPFGSGRRICAGIPLAERMLICVLASLLHSFEWRLPEDTKVDLSDRFGFVTTKLTPLIAIPTARLSEIEAL; encoded by the exons ATGTGGTCATCAATGTGGGATGCTAGCAGTGTTTCAGCTCTCAGAGAAGCTCTCACCATCTTCCTCATCATCATGGCACCTGTTAGTTTCTGGTTCCTCTGGACTTGGAATAAGCACCTGAGGAACCCGAAACAAGCTCCGTTGCCACCAGGCCCTCATGGTGTTCCACTACTTGGTTACCTTCCGTTTTTAGGTACCAACCTTCACCACCAGTTCACAGACTTGTCAAGGGTTTATGGCCCCATTTATAAGCTCCAACTCGGTACCAAACTAGGCATTGTGGTTAGCTCACCATCGCTTGTGAAAGAAGTGGTTCGTGACCAAGACACAATATTTGCCTACCGAGACCTTACTGTCGCAGCACGAATTCTCTCATATGGAGGATCCGATATAGTCTTTGGAACCTACGGTTCAGATTGGAGGAGGATGCGCAAGATGCTCGTGAGCCAAATGCTAAGCAAAACCAACCTTGACGGTTGCTATGCTCTGAGAAAAGAAGAGGTTGTCAAGTCAATTAGTCATATTTTTATTGGGACCCCAATCGATTTGGGGAAGTTTGCATTTTCGACAACAATCAACATAATCATGCGCATGTTATGGGGTGGGACTCTACAAGGAGAGGAGAGATCTGATGATGTTGGATCGGAGTTTAGAAAGGTGGTGGAAGAAATGGTCGAGTTACTTGAGAAGCCAAACATCTCGGACTTTTTCCCTGCGCTTTCTAGGTTTGATCTACAGGGAATTGGGAGTCGAGCAAAGAAGCTTCTGTCAGTTATGGAAAACATTTTTGATTCGGCCATTGAAGCGCAGATGAATAAGGCTCAAAATGAGCGAGTGCCAGAAAATGAGGAGAAGGGCTTTCTGCAGTTCCTCTTGGAGAATAATAATGATCAAGATAGTGCAACATCGCTTACACTGCAACAAATGAAGGCCTTACTCATG GACATTGTGGTGGGAGGAACCGACACCACGGCAATAACTGTAGAATGGACAATGTCTGAGCTTTTGCAGAATCCAGATGAAATGAAAAAAGTCCAAGAAGAACTAACCGAAATTGTGGGGATGAACAACTTGGTTGAAGACTTTCATTTACCGAAATTGCGATATTTAGATGCTGTCATTAAGGAAACCTCCCGATTGCACCCAGCCGCGACACTTCTACCACCGCGCTGTCCAGGCCAATCCACCACTGTTGGTGGCTATCACATTCCCAAAGGTTCCAGGGTTTTTCTGAATGTTTGGTCCATTCATAGAGACCCTAGCGTTTGGGACAATCCCTTGGAATTTAGACCAGGGAGGTTCCTAAACACCGACCCTAACAACAGCTTTGATTACTTGGGCAATAAGTTTCAGTATCTTCCATTTGGTTCTGGCAGAAGAATATGTGCTGGAATTCCCTTGGCAGAGAGGATGTTAATCTGTGTTTTGGCTTCATTGTTGCATTCATTCGAGTGGAGGTTGCCTGAGGATACAAAGGTTGACCTTTCGGACAGATTCGGGTTTGTGACTACGAAGCTGACTCCATTGATTGCTATACCAACAGCCAGGTTATCTGAAATTGAAGCTCTATGA
- the LOC101307501 gene encoding probable LRR receptor-like serine/threonine-protein kinase At4g08850-like, which yields MNLSHNNLSGVVPKTFDHLRGLEFVDISYNRLSGLIPENKAFQEAPIEALQGNQGLCGNATALQPCSKTHGKMKLVYLVFPPVVGVLVLLFCGVFFTYRKKKRCQQTDEEAMQPKEFELRSVSIFEGKLLYEEIVKATEDFNDAYCIGKGGVGTVYKAKLPSDELVAVKKLHCDGVRSFEKEFLNEVMALTEIRHRNVVKLYGFCSHSRHSFLVYEYLGRGSLFSILCNEEAAKQLDWSKRVNIIKGVADGLSYMHSDVSPPIVHRDITSKNILLDAEYEACISDFGTAKLLEIDASNWTAVAGTFGYVAPELAYTLKVTAKCDVYSFGVLALEVMNGKYPSDLIRSLLSPAAIREGNLPEDVWDGRLEPPMGKTLEELVTVLMLSVACLHPNPQFRPTMYDVSQIITMQISQTDLDKYKTQSVFVI from the exons ATGAATCTGTCCCATAATAACCTCTCTGGTGTTGTTCCCAAGACTTTTGATCACCTTCGTGGCTTGGAGTTCGTTGACATATCGTACAATCGATTATCGGGTTTAATTCCAGAAAACAAAGCATTTCAAGAAGCTCCTATAGAAGCATTGCAAGGGAATCAAGGTCTGTGTGGCAACGCTACAGCTTTACAGCCCTGCAGTAAGACACATGGCAAAATGAAGCTCGTGTACTTGGTATTCCCACCTGTGGTAGGAGTACTTGTACTTCTTTTCTGTGGAGTTTTTTTCACTTACAGAAAAAAAAAGAGATGTCAACAAACAGATGAAGAGGCCATGCAGCCTAAGGAATTTGAACTTCGTTCAGTGTCAATTTTTGAAGGAAAATTGTTGTATGAAGAAATTGTAAAAGCAACTGAAGATTTTAATGATGCTTATTGCATTGGAAAGGGAGGCGTTGGAACTGTATACAAGGCAAAGCTTCCATCTGATGAGTTGGTAGCAGTAAAGAAACTCCACTGTGATGGTGTGAGGAGCTTTGAAAAAGAGTTCTTAAACGAGGTGATGGCATTGACTGAGATACGCCATCGGAATGTTGTGAAACTTTATGGCTTCTGTTCACATTCACGACACTCGTTTTTGGTCTATGAGTACCTTGGGAGGGGTAGCTTGTTCTCAATCTTGTGTAATGAAGAAGCAGCCAAGCAATTGGATTGGAGCAAGAGGGTAAATATCATCAAAGGTGTGGCTGATGGCCTATCATACATGCACTCTGATGTATCACCACCAATTGTTCATCGAGACATAACCAGCAAGAACATTTTGCTAGATGCAGAATATGAGGCTTGCATTTCGGACTTTGGCACTGCTAAGCTGCTAGAGATTGATGCATCTAACTGGACTGCTGTTGCAGGCACATTCGGATATGTGGCACCAG AGCTTGCTTATACATTGAAGGTGACCGCGAAATGTGATGTGTACAGCTTCGGAGTGTTGGCACTAGAAGTAATGAATGGGAAGTACCCGAGTGATCTAATCCGGTCTTTGTTGTCACCAGCTGCAATCAGAGAAGGAAATTTGCCTGAAGATGTGTGGGACGGCCGCCTTGAACCTCCCATGGGTAAAACTCTAGAGGAACTTGTTACTGTCTTAATGCTATCTGTCGCATGCCTACATCCAAATCCACAGTTTAGGCCTACCATGTATGATGTTTCTCAGATTATAACAATGCAGATCTCTCAGACAGACTTAGACAAATACAAGACTCAATCTGTATTTGTTATTTAG
- the LOC101296970 gene encoding probable LRR receptor-like serine/threonine-protein kinase At4g08850-like: protein MRTSAAYDKVCSLVCLILYVHLISSPKFSSASASTETNALLKWKASFQNQTHILTSWTYLPIATNSSRDQKANTSLCFWTGISCNAAGSISRINLTNSGIQGTLHEFSFSSFPNLEYIDLSINKLYGVIPPQISFLSKLMYLDLSNNQLSGKIPQEIAFLINLHTLQLNRNKLNGSIPQEIGQLKSLRVLSLVENHLTGPLPLSIGNLSKLQVLYIRDNQISGSIPNVIGNLKNLVVLRVARNNFSGHLPPNICQGGRLINFTVNSNHLIGQIPKSLKNCTTLYRVRLDRNQLTGNISEDFGEYPDLDYINLSDNRFYGELSPKWSRSLKLTNLEIAGNNLTGTIPPEIGNLTQLQLLNLSSNHLVGNIPVELGRLTLLGKLILNNNQLSGGIPQELGSLSELEYLDLSTNFLSQSIPSSLGNFLKLHHINVSNNKLSQKIPSQFRNLTQLSVLDLSHNGLDGEIPTELSNLESLVTLNISHNNLSGVIPKSFDKLRGLEHIDISYNQFWGPIPHSKAFHEAAIEALQGNKGLCGNVTGLLPCISEPENKKHSSKTGVRVACLLILPVLGAVTFACFMLLRKKTCQQTRQQEMCLPQFELRSISLFDGRLLYEEIVKATENFDAAYCIGKGGFGSVYKAKLPSEEVVAVKKLHSPCDGEGSYQKEFLSEVRALTEIRHRNIVKLYGFCSHARNSLLVYEYLETGSLFSILCNEEEAKKLDWSKRVNIIKGVAYGLSYMHNDVCPPIVHRDISSKNILLDADYEACIADFGTAKLLEHDSSNWSAVAGTIGYIAPELAYTMNVTEKCDVYSFGVLALEVMKGKYPSNLVGLPSSPATREAKMRGEMLDDRLDPPTGKVLKEVATILTLATACLHENPEFRPTMYEVSQIVTMPRSYIAQIHD from the exons ATGAGAACTTCAGCAGCTTATGATAAGGTATGCTCCTTAGTTTGCCTTATCCTGTATGTTCATTTGATTTCTTCACCAAAATTTTCTTCTGCTTCTGCTTCTACTGAAACCAATGCTCTTCTAAAATGGAAAGCCAGCTTCCAAAATCAAACCCATATTCTGACCTCGTGGACTTACCTTCCCATTGCCACCAATTCTTCTAGAGATCAAAAAGCAAATACAAGCCTGTGTTTTTGGACCGGGATTTCATGCAATGCTGCTGGAAGTATCAGCAGAATAAACCTTACCAATTCCGGTATACAAGGCACATTACATGAATTTTCATTCTCGTCCTTCCCAAATCTAGAATATATTGATCTCAGCATAAATAAGCTATATGGTGTCATCCCCCCACAAATCAGTTTTCTCTCGAAACTCATGTATCTTGATCTCTCCAATAATCAGTTGTCCGGGAAAATCCCACAAGAAATTGCTTTTCTCATAAACCTTCATACCCTACAGCTTAATAGAAATAAGTTGAATGGCTCAATTCCTCAAGAAATAGGTCAGCTTAAGTCTCTTCGTGTTCTTAGTCTCGTGGAAAATCACCTCACTGGTCCTCTTCCCTTGTCAATCGGTAATCTTAGCAAGTTACAGGTTCTATACATTCGCGACAACCAAATCTCCGGCTCCATTCCTAATGTGATTGGGAATCTCAAGAATCTGGTTGTGCTAAGAGTTGCCAGAAACAATTTCAGTGGTCATTTGCCTCCAAATATCTGCCAAGGAGGGCGTCTTATTAATTTCACTGTAAATAGCAATCATCTGATAGGTCAAATCCCCAAAAGCCTGAAAAACTGCACAACCTTGTACAGAGTCCGCCTTGATAGAAACCAACTCACTGGAAACATATCTGAAGATTTTGGTGAATATCCAGACTTGGATTACATAAATCTAAGTGACAATAGATTCTACGGAGAACTTTCACCGAAATGGAGTAGGTCTCTGAAGCTAACAAATCTTGAGATTGCAGGCAACAATCTTACTGGTACCATTCCACCTGAGATTGGAAACTTGACTCAACTGCAGTTGCTTAATCTTTCTTCAAATCATTTGGTGGGAAACATACCTGTGGAACTTGGAAGGCTCACTTTGTTAGGGAAGCTTATACTGAATAACAATCAACTCTCTGGTGGTATACCTCAAGAGCTTGGATCACTGAGTGAACTTGAGTATCTTGACCTGTCCACAAACTTTTTGAGCCAGTCAATTCCAAGTAGCCTAGGTAACTTTCTGAAGCTGCACCATATCAATGTCAGCAACAACAAGTTAAGCCAAAAAATTCCATCTCAATTCAGGAATTTAACTCAGCTGTCTGTGCTAGATTTGAGTCACAATGGCCTTGATGGAGAGATACCAACCGAGCTTAGTAATTTGGAAAGTTTGGTGACACTAAATATTTCCCACAATAATCTCTCTGGAGTAATTCCAAAGAGCTTTGATAAACTTCGTGGCTTGGAGCACATCGACATATCATACAATCAATTCTGGGGTCCCATCCCACACAGCAAGGCATTTCATGAGGCTGCAATAGAAGCATTGCAGGGAAACAAGGGATTGTGTGGAAATGTTACAGGTCTTCTTCCCTGCATTAGTGAACCCGAAAATAAGAAGCACAGTTCGAAAACTGGTGTCAGAGTTGCGTGCTTACTGATACTGCCTGTCCTGGGTGCAGTTACATTTGCTTGCTTCATGTTACTAAGGAAAAAGACATGTCAACAAACAAGGCAACAAGAGATGTGCCTACCACAATTTGAGTTGCGTTCCATATCACTTTTTGATGGCAGATTATTGTATGAAGAAATTGTAAAAGCAACTGAGAATTTTGATGCTGCATATTGTATCGGGAAGGGAGGGTTTGGAAGTGTTTACAAAGCAAAGCTTCCATCAGAAGAAGTGGTAGCTGTAAAGAAACTCCACAGTCCATGTGATGGTGAGGGGAGCTATCAGAAAGAGTTCTTAAGCGAGGTAAGGGCATTGACAGAGATTCGCCATCGAAACATTGTGAAGCTCTATGGTTTCTGTTCACATGCCAGGAACTCTCTATTGGTTTATGAGTACCTTGAAACGGGCAGCTTGTTTTCAATCTTGTGCAATGAAGAAGAAGCTAAGAAATTGGACTGGAGTAAAAGGGTGAATATCATCAAAGGTGTGGCCTATGGCTTATCCTACATGCACAATGATGTGTGCCCACCAATTGTTCATCGAGACATATCCAGCAAGAACATTTTGCTAGACGCCGACTATGAGGCTTGCATCGCAGACTTTGGCACTGCTAAGCTTCTGGAGCATGACTCATCTAATTGGTCTGCCGTTGCAGGCACAATTGGATACATAGCACCAG AGCTAGCTTACACAATGAACGTGACCGAGAAATGTGATGTGTATAGCTTCGGCGTGTTAGCGCTTGAGGTCATGAAAGGGAAGTACCCTAGCAATCTAGTTGGGTTACCTTCATCACCAGCAACAAGGGAAGCCAAAATGAGGGGTGAAATGTTGGACGATCGCCTGGACCCTCCCACGGGTAAAGTTCTGAAAGAAGTTGCCACTATCTTAACACTAGCAACGGCATGCTTACATGAAAACCCTGAGTTTAGGCCTACCATGTATGAAGTCTCCCAGATTGTAACAATGCCTAGATCCTACATAGCTCAAATTCATGATTGA
- the LOC101297553 gene encoding uncharacterized protein LOC101297553, with translation MRKMFVSQMLSKTNLDDCYAMRKEEMHKSISQIYHDKIGTPTDLAQFAFSTSINTTMRMLWGTTLQGENGGDFGEEYRKVAAELMDILAKPNISDYFPALARLRQAKKIQSKIDKILTCAI, from the coding sequence ATGCGCAAGATGTTTGTGAGTCAGATGCTAAGCAAAACCAATCTTGATGATTGTTATGCTATGAGAAAAGAGGAGATGCACAAGTCGATCAGTCAGATTTATCATGACAAAATTGGAACCCCAACTGACTTGGCCCAGTTTGCATTTTCCACATCAATCAACACAACCATGCGTATGCTATGGGGTACCACTCTACAAGGAGAGAACGGGGGTGACTTTGGGGAAGAGTATAGAAAAGTTGCGGCAGAATTGATGGACATACTCGCAAAACCAAACATCTCGGACTACTTTCCTGCGCTTGCAAGGTTGAGGCAAGCAAAGAAAATTCAATCCAAGATTGACAAGATTCTAACTTGTGCCATATAA
- the LOC101307796 gene encoding uncharacterized protein LOC101307796: MSHFGRSGPPDIRDTYSLLVLNITFRTTADDLFPLFDKYGKVVDVFIPRDRRTGDSRGFAFVRYKYQDEAAKAVDKLDGRVVDGREIMVQFAKYGPNAERISSHKGKISESSSKLKSRSRSRSPRPRYRDEYKDRDYRRRSRSRSRDRYDRDRHHRSEREHRYRSRSRSASPDNRRRSKYDDERRSRSRSYGSVSPARPSSKSRRSPSPRRTPPRSESPDARNRNERSPSPRDVSPQPRREDSPSPRKSDVDE, translated from the exons ATGTCGCACTTCGGACGATCCGGACCGCCGGACATCAGAGACACCTACTCCCTCCTCGTCCTCAACATCACTTTCC GTACCACCGCCGACGACCTCTTCCCGCTGTTTGACAAGTACGGCAAGGTCGTCGACGTGTTTATCCCCCGCGACCGGAGGACCGGCGACTCGCGCGGCTTCGCTTTTGTGCGGTACAAGTATCAGGATGAGGCGGCTAAGGCCGTGGATAAGCTCGACG GGAGAGTTGTGGATGGAAGAGAGATTATGGTTCAGTTTGCTAAGTATGGTCCAAATGCTGAGAGGAT CTCCAGTCACAAGGGGAAAATTAGTGAATCTTCCTCCAAGTTGAAGAGCAGGTCCAGAAGCCGGAGCCCTCGTCCAAG GTATCGAGATGAATACAAAGATAGGGATTACAGGAGAAGAAGTCGCAGTCGTAGTAGGGACAGATACGACCGTGACAGGCACCATAGGAGTGAAAGAGAGCATCGCTACAGAAGCAGGAGCCGCAGTGCAAGTCCTGATAATCGTAGAAGGAGCAAATATGATGACGAGCGGCGTAGTCGAAGCCGGTCCTATGGAAG TGTCTCACCTGCTCGGCCTAGCTCTAAATCTCGAAGGAGCCCCTCTCCTCGTAGGACACCTCCAAGGAGTGAGAGTCCGGATGCACGCAACCGCAACGAACGCTCTCCTAGCCCCAGAGATGTTTCACCACAGCCTCGGCGTGAAGATTCTCCAAGTCCTCGTAAATCTGATGTCGAT GAATGA